The following proteins come from a genomic window of Misgurnus anguillicaudatus chromosome 10, ASM2758022v2, whole genome shotgun sequence:
- the LOC129448500 gene encoding sialoadhesin-like, giving the protein MVRPCQRPLTTGVLSTYWNLTRPLSICGVRGSNVTIPCNFATNTPSQVTEVSWCLTSEGKNCDRHGPYVYNSSHTNNRSNFQYTGDKISNCSLLISNINSTSSGEYLFRCITSSPTDRWTSNPGTTVTVTDLKVSMAKLGDNENITVGDSLNLTCTVSCPGHLPDLQWLKDHTTIPHSGPILIFRSVTLKDSGNYSCSLKNFKLSESEQIRLNVKGRLNW; this is encoded by the exons atggTTCGTccatgccaacgtccactgacgacag GTGTTCTCAGTACTTATTGGAATTTGACGCGTCCTTTATCGATCTGTGGAGTGCGAGGATCCAATGTCACTATTCCCTGTAATTTTGCAACAAACACACCCTCACAAGTAACAGAGGTGTCATGGTGCTTAACGAGTGAAGGCAAAAATTGTGACAGACATGGGCcgtatgtttataatagttcacacacaaacaatCGAAGCAACTTTCAGTACACTGGTGATAAAATTTCAAATTGTTCTTTGTTGATCAGTAATATTAATTCAACAAGTTCTGGAGAATATTTATTCAGATGTATAACCAGTTCACCAACGGATCGTTGGACATCTAATCCAGGAACAACTGTTACAGTCACAG atttaaaagtgtccaTGGCCAAGTTAGGAGACAATGAAAACATAACAGTTGGAGACTCTTTGAATTTGACATGCACTGTGTCCTGCCCTGGTCATTTACCAGATCTTCAATGGTTGAAGGATCATACAACAATACCACATTCAGGCCCCATTCTCATCTTTAGGAGTGTGACTCTTAAAGACTCTGGGAATTACTCTTGTTCTTTGAAAAACTTTAAATTAAGTGAATCAGAACAAATCAGACTGAATGTTAAAGGTAGGCTGAACTGGTAA
- the ptpn23a gene encoding tyrosine-protein phosphatase non-receptor type 23, translating into MEAVPRMPMIWLDLKEAGDFEFSPSVKQFILKNYGEDPDNYNEQLKKLEQLRQSAVNVTRDFEGCSTLRKYFGQLHYLQSRVPLGSEQEAAVPISWTEIFSGKTVTHDDICYEQACILYNLGALHSMLGAMDNRVSEEGMKVSCTHFQCSAGAFTYLRDHFSHNFSVDMSHQILNLNINLMLGQAQECLLEKSMLDNRKSFLVARISAQVVDYYKEACRALENSETASMLGKIQKDWKKLVQMKIYYFAAVAHLHMGKQAEEQQKYGERVAYLQSSIDKLTEAIKMAKGQPESVQDALRFTMDVIGGKFNSAKKDNDFIYHDAVPSLETLTSVKGAPLVKALPVNPTDPSVTGPDIFSKLVPMAAHEASSLYSEEKAKLLRDVVAKIHNKNETLEQFMDSLSLDPESVDNMEKYNTIPSVLMEKCAALSVRPDTVKNLIQSMQVLSGVFTDVEASLREIRDVLDEDEAGERSLEEAAGKQALPERPSTMAELRRDLEKYFEAHEKASFTNTELHRAMNLHISNLRLLGGPLDTLREALPKPQLSEDEIAGLQSMKRILGKVQEMRDQRNSLEKQLRDLIQQDDITTVLVTTERGDMKKLFEEQLKKYEQVKVYIDQNLAAQDNILKALTEANVQYASVRKGLAETEHKWNSTIQMLVASYEAYEDLMKKSQEGKEFYEDLETKASRLLERAKTISKAQKEERQAILEKELKKKAPQRPTAPKPPQKKGQSVDPAIIDDPELAELSAAILALGGDLPEELRSLPPELAIPPSSHPSKFPGAAASSILRWPGAGSGLLYAQPRFPPNLPPPEVLAQISHFPSSSLSQNFSHSLPQPHLSQQQFPQLPNPQVVSTLPSVSRYSPASSQSQHGPPTTLVRPSTTTVDSVQTPIPSYSPASAQAPMPPPSQHQPVPPSIPSLYSASPHMTPQVQYMQHPGVPMGQPSQAMPAPQPQVQQLFAQQGGQSQPQPFYPPVQAQQQMPRPLTGPQPPHHTQPQFPQYIALARQPGPPNIQQPPIQGQFGSNIQSASASHMQPHHGYPPVTFVPNSHPSQVNTVTQGQMPHHGLPPQMPMSSQPLPPVSMAHLAHVNPQMPPVSQPLTPPINQQLPHASHPQIPPSSHHLGHAPHMQISPGSNQLPPPHQTQIFPPSTHMSPPSRQQMPSVNQPLSYSPQSQIIPAPQSVHQPAYSAVPLRATVPIQPQMPHAPLSSQSQMHPSSLSLQQQTLPQPCPPSLPHNIFNPQATVPPSSAPMSYPGSVVMVPSQSVASSQPQSQPPNLQPLTSQQLPPGGPVSYVVSQGGNIPIGSMQHPVMPPSSAAPGAPHPRVPPSPAPSPSPSPGPPSLGIVTQRPSPALTPVGAALPQSSVTAPASSGSMPPSDSSLFQLQNSSTDDLLSSSPESQHGGTKDTANVLLPTKADPQEEHHRKKSEGVRLIQGDPYQAPERVSKLSAELGRFRSTVQSFERPSGEGGLSELDARWKELQEQQEKDTRQLSIAIARCYTMKNRNQDVMPYDCNRVILQSGKDDYINASFIEDLSPYCPRLIATQAPLSGTAADFWLMVYEQKVSVIVMLVSEQELEKQKVLRYFPTERGQQLAQGPITLTLTTQKSTPTHIERMIGLQYRDQSLRRTVIHLQFTSWPELGLPESKSNLIRFIQEVHGHYLFQRPLHTPVVVHCSSGVGRTGAFCLLYAALQEIEAGNGIPDLIQLVRKTRQQRKNMLQEKLHLKFCYEAVLKHTEQVLQRHGIITLPCTKTLNNIAVKSYSRQESQDIVLGGDMSISSIQATVAKLSIRPPSLDHEQDSNQDQMSSASEAPSMGDIEPTDVSLQPSQDSISYEVVPDFVSPPLSCTSSPGKTQSPLPPSSHGNGFTGSTPASPVSNHHPSVEAAPPALSPPTASSLDLLASLTPEAFTLDSAHQGKQRISKQSFLHPQEGKGLQGPPVGDDPLSSLDPLWTLNKS; encoded by the exons ATGGAGGCCGTGCCGCGAATGCCGATGATTTGGCTGGATCTAAAGGAGGCTGGAGACTTTGAGTTCAGTCCGTCTGTCAAACAG TTCATACTGAAAAACTACGGTGAAGATCCTGACAATTATAATGAGCAGTTAAAGAAACTGGAGCAATTGCGACAGAGTG CAGTAAACGTCACACGAGACTTTGAGGGCTGCAGTACATTAAGGAAGTACTTTGGACAGTTGCATTATCTACAAAGTCGTGTGCCTCTGGGATCGGAGCAAGAAGCTGCTGTCCCCATCTCCTG GACAGAGATATTTTCTGGGAAGACGGTGACCCACGACGACATCTGCTATGAACAAGCCTGCATCCTTTATAATTTGG GAGCACTCCATTCAATGCTGGGAGCCATGGACAACAGGGTGTCCGAAGAG GGGATGAAAGTATCTTGCACACATTTCCAGTGTTCAGCTGGAGCATTTACCTACCTGAGAGATCACTTTAGCCACAACTTCAGTGTGGACATGAGTCACCAGATCCTTAATCTCAACATCAACCTCATGCTG GGTCAGGCCCAGGAGTGCCTGTTGGAAAAATCCATGTTGGACAACAGGAAGAGCTTCCTTGTTGCTCGGATAAGTGCCCAG GTGGTTGACTACTACAAAGAGGCTTGTAGAGCTCTGGAAAACTCTGAAACAGCCTCAATGTTGGGAAAGATACAGAAAGACTGGAAGAAATTAGTGCAAATGAAAATTTACTACTTTGCTGCAGTAGCACAT TTGCACATGGGAAAACAAGCGGAAGAGCAGCAGAAGTATGGAGAGCGg GTTGCATACCTTCAGAGCTCGATAGATAAACTGACAGAGGCAATTAAGATGGCTAAGGGTCAACCAGAGAGTGTCCAAGATGCCCTTAGGTTCACCATGGATGTTATTGGGGGAAA ATTTAACTCTGCCAAGAAGGATAATGACTTCATTTACCATGATGCTGTGCCATCTCTGGAAACGCTGACCTCAGTGAAAG GTGCCCCATTGGTCAAAGCCTTGCCTGTGAACCCAACAGACCCCAGTGTCACTGGCCCAGACATTTTTTCAAAGCTGGTGCCTATGGCTGCCCACGAGGCCTCTTCTCTTTACAG TGAGGAAAAGGCAAAGCTGCTACGGGATGTTGTGGCAAAAATACACAACAAGAATGAGACACTAGA ACAGTTCATGGACTCTCTCAGTCTGGACCCAGAATCAGTAGATAATATGGAGAAGTATAATACCATCCCATCGGTGTTGATGGAAAAATGTGCTGCGTTAAGTGTGAGACCAGATACTGTGAAAAACCTTATCCAGTCGATGCAGG TCCTTTCAGGTGTGTTCACTGATGTAGAAGCCTCTCTGCGGGAGATTCGGGATGTATTAGATGAGGATGAGGCAGGGGAGCGGAGCCTGGAAGAGGCTGCTGGGAAGCAGGCTTTACCTGAAAGGCCTTCAACCATGGCCGAGCTGCGGAGGGACCTGGAGAAATATTTTGAAGCCCATGAAAAAGCCAGCTTCACTAACACAGAACTTCATCGAGCCATGAATCTCCACATCAGCAATCTGAGACTCCTCGGTGGACCACTTGACACCCTTAGAGAGGCATTACCAAAGCCTCAACTTAGCGAAG ATGAGATAGCAGGTCTTCAGAGTATGAAGAGAATTCTTGGTAAAGTGCAAGAGATGCGGGACCAGCGGAACTCCCTGGAGAAACAACTTAGAGACCTTATTCAACAGGATGACATCACTACTGTACTGGTCACAACTGAGCGTGGCGACATGAAG AAACTGTTTGAGGAGCAACTTAAGAAGTATGAACAGGTGAAAGTATACATTGACCAGAACTTGGCAGCGCAGGACAATATACTAAAGGCATTGACAGAAGCTAATGTCCAGTATGCCTCTGTGCGCAAAGGCCTGGCAGAAACCGAACATAA ATGGAACAGTACTATACAGATGCTTGTGGCCTCATATGAGGCCTATGAAGACCTAATGAAGAAATCTCAAGAGGGAAAAGAATTTTACGAAGACCTGGAAACCAAGGCCTCTCGCCTATTAGAGAGAGCCAAGACTATCTCCAAGGCCCAGAAGGAGGAGAGACAAGCCATTTTGGAAAA AGAGCTTAAAAAGAAGGCTCCTCAAAGACCCACTGCCCCAAAGCCACCTCAAAAGAAAGGCCAGAGTGTGGATCCTGCCATTATAGATGACCCTGAACTTGCAGAGCTAAGTGCCGCAATCCTAGCCCTTGGTGGGGATCTACCAGAAGAACTACGCAGCCTGCCTCCTGAACTTGCTATTCCTCCTTCTAGTCATCCTAGTAAATTTCCTGGGGCAGCTGCTAGCTCTATACTACGATGGCCTGGAGCTGGTTCAGGTTTATTGTATGCACAACCTAGATTTCCTCCAAATTTACCCCCTCCCGAAGTTCTTGCTCAAATATCCCATTTCCCATCATCTTCGCTGTCTCAAAATTTTAGTCATAGTCTTCCACAGCCTCATCTGTCACAGCAACAGTTCCCACAACTTCCCAATCCTCAGGTTGTTTCGACACTGCCGTCTGTGTCCAGGTACAGCCCTGCATCTTCCCAGAGCCAACATGGACCACCAACTACTCTTGTCCGACCCTCCACCACTACAGTGGATAGTGTACAAACACCTATTCCTAGCTACAGTCCTGCATCTGCTCAGGCA CCTATGCCTCCCCCTTCCCAACACCAACCGGTACCACCTTCTATCCCATCACTGTATTCAGCTTCACCTCATATGACACCTCAAGTTCAGTACATGCAACATCCTGGAGTTCCCATGGGCCAACCTTCACAGGCAATGCCAGCCCCTCAGCCCCAGGTTCAGCAACTGTTTGCTCAGCAGGGTGGTCAAAGCCAACCACAGCCATTTTATCCACCTGTACAAGCTCAACAGCAAATGCCTAGACCTTTGACAGGGCCTCAACCTCCACACCATACACAGCCTCAGTTTCCACAGTACATTGCCTTAGCTAGACAACCTGGACCACCAAACATTCAGCAACCACCAATTCAAGGACAGTTTGGATCTAATATTCAATCAGCCTCTGCTTCCCATATGCAGCCACATCACGGTTATCCCCCTGTTACATTTGTTCCAAATTCCCACCCTTCACAAGTAAATACTGTCACCCAGGGTCAGATGCCCCATCACGGCTTGCCTCCACAGATGCCAATGTCCTCACAGCCCTTGCCCCCTGTGTCAATGGCACACTTAGCACATGTCAATCCCCAGATGCCCCCTGTTTCCCAACCCCTTACACCTCCTATCAATCAGCAGTTGCCACATGCTTCACATCCACAAATACCTCCATCCTCTCATCATTTAGGCCATGCACCCCATATGCAAATATCTCCTGGCTCTAATCAGTTGCCTCCTCCCCACCAGACACAGATTTTTCCTCCATCCACTCACATGTCTCCTCCCTCTCGCCAACAAATGCCATCAGTCAATCAACCACTATCTTACTCTCCCCAGTCCCAAATAATTCCTGCCCCTCAATCCGTCCATCAACCAGCATATTCAGCCGTTCCCCTGAGGgctactgttccaattcaaccACAGATGCCCCATGCCCCACTTTCCTCTCAAAGCCAAATGCACCCAAGCTCTCTTTCTTTACAGCAACAAACCCTTCCCCAGCCCTGTCCTCCATCACTCCCTCACAATATTTTCAACCCTCAGGCAACTGTTCCTCCTAGCTCTGCACCAATGAGCTATCCAGGAAGTGTTGTTATGGTTCCCAGCCAGTCTGTGGCCTCTTCACAACCTCAGTCTCAGCCACCCAATTTACAGCCTTTAACTTCACAACAGCTACCCCCAGGAGGCCCAGTTTCTTATGTTGTTTCCCAAGGTGGAAACATTCCTATAGGATCAATGCAGCATCCTGTGATGCCTCCATCCTCAGCAGCACCAGGAGCTCCACACCCCCGTGTGCCGCCTTCTCCTGCCCCATCACCTTCTCCCTCACCTGGTCCTCCCTCCCTGGGTATTGTCACTCAGAGACCATCTCCGGCCCTTACCCCAGTTGGAGCAGCACTGCCACAGTCATCAGTAACAGCTCCAGCTTCCAGTGGTTCCATGCCTCCATCCGACTCAAGCCTATTTCAGCTGCAGAACTCTAGTACTGATGATTTGCTTTCTTCGAGTCCTGAAAGTCAGCACGGAGGTACTAAGGACACTGCCAATGTCCTACTACCCACCAAAGCCGATCCCCAGGAAGAACATCACAGAAAGAAGTCAGAAGGTGTGAGACTTATTCAGGGGGACCCTTACCAAGCACCAGAAAGGGTCTCAAAGCTCAGTGCAGAACTAGGGCGGTTTCGATCAACGGTTCAATCCTTTGAGCGTCCATCAGGTGAGGGAGGACTGTCAGAACTCGATGCTCGATGGAAAGAGCTGCAGGAGCAGCAGGAGAAGGATACTCGGCAACTTTCTATCGCCATTGCTCGCTGCTACACCATGAAGAATCGAAATCAAGATGTGATGCCGTATGACTGCAATCGTGTCATTTTGCAGTCGGGAAAAGATGACTATATCAATGCAAGTTTTATTGAGGACCTGTCTCCGTACTGTCCCCGCCTCATTGCAACACAAGCTCCTCTTTCTGGCACTGCAGCTGACTTCTGGCTCATGGTTTATGAGCAGAAGGTTTCCGTAATTGTTATGCTTGTGTCAGAGCAAGAACTGGAGAAG CAAAAGGTGTTACGCTACTTTCCAACAGAGAGGGGGCAACAGCTTGCCCAGGGACCAATCACCCTAACACTGACCACCCAGAAGAGCACTCCCACCCATATAGAGCGCATGATAGGACTACAGTACCGGGATCAGAGTCTGAGACGCACCGTCATACACCTTCAGTTTACTTCATGGCCTGAACT GGGGCTTCCAGAAAGTAAAAGCAACCTCATCCGTTTCATTCAAGAAGTCCATGGACACTACCTATTTCAGCGCCCTCTACACACTCCAGTCGTAGTGCATTGCAG CTCTGGTGTTGGCCGTACTGGTGCCTTCTGCCTGCTTTACGCAGCACTGCAAGAAATTGAAGCGGGCAATGGTATACCTGATCTGATCCAGCTGGTGAGAAAGACGAGACAGCAAAGGAAGAACATGCTGCAAGAAAAG cttCACCTTAAATTCTGCTATGAGGCAGTTTTGAAACATACAGAGCAGGTTCTGCAACGCCACGGCATCATAACCTTGCCTTGCACCAAGACCCTAAACAACATTGCAGTAAAG TCATACTCACGACAGGAATCTCAAGACATTGTTTTGGGAGGAGACATGTCTATTAGCTCCATACAGGCCACCGTAGCTAAACTAAGCATTCGACCACCCAGTCTTGATCACGAACAAGATTCCAACCAAGACCAAATGTCTTCTGCCTCTGAAGCGCCAAGTATGGGGGACATAGAGCCTACAGATGTGTCTCTTCAACCCTCTCAGGATTCTATTTCTTATGAGGTTGTGCCTGATTTCGTCAGTCCCCCCCTCTCTTGCACCTCCTCTCCAGGCAAGACGCAGTCACCTTTACCTCCCAGCAGTCATGGAAATGGGTTCACTGGGTCCACACCCGCTTCCCCCGTCTCAAATCATCACCCATCCGTCGAAGCAGCCCCTCCTGCTCTCTCTCCACCCACTGCTTCATCTCTGGACCTGCTGGCTTCTTTGACACCCGAAGCATTCACGTTGGACAGCGCCCATCAAGGCAAGCAGCGGATTAGCAAACAAAGCTTTCTTCACCCGCAGGAAGGCAAAGGTCTTCAGGGGCCTCCAGTGGGCGACGATCCGCTCAGTAGTTTGGATCCTCTCTGGACGCTCAACAAAAGCTGA